A region from the Bacteroidota bacterium genome encodes:
- a CDS encoding Omp28-related outer membrane protein, whose amino-acid sequence MKKILYTSMLMAALFICNSSFAQAKKYPLFEHFTQASCAPCADQNPFFQAVYYANESNMHHVAYHTSWPGIDEMYDFNPSESDAMVSYYSVSGVPEMIQNGKSVGSPTAVTQDVVNNLTTENSPIRILVSETTAGTTRNVHIEIQTVGTVPAGSYKLKAAVVEHLVEYISPPGSNGETEFPNVFRESITGTGGVTYTPAALGSSVTFDYSYELDPIYVDEQIYTLAWVQNASTKEVLNSGAAGDPQVEVYNIAPIVFTNGTAGSPETFTGNVENLGVSNANITITLTKSEPADWSSSFDYNGMNYTTTASSSINALSVLPIDLEVNVGTSAGIGEYTITVEFPDNPEIFPQVLTYFTISGVTDLIVNNEVNYGDGTPYDTYDFETLYVDALDAAGITTFASTSHFTMKKGFSGAALDGIENIYYNVAWTFPALVDDPLKIEQLEEFLDNGGNLFIAGQDIGWEVDNYAAYYPEAVSFYEDYLHASFVNDVASGATSFTAVATDEWYGAVAESNLAEAYGAVNYYPEQIEAMGIDATDIFTYNAGTKVGGVRSETSDYKTVYLGVGLEMIEDEAVRNAIMNATYLYFKGELNGIAFDNVIQNLLGSAYPNPAMDATTISFTNLDKDYTMNITDISGRIVMQVPISGGTTTYPLNVSELNSGMYFYYLTDGQLKTQTEKLNIIK is encoded by the coding sequence ATGAAAAAAATACTTTACACCTCAATGCTGATGGCAGCGCTCTTTATTTGTAATTCAAGTTTTGCGCAAGCCAAAAAATACCCATTATTTGAACACTTTACGCAGGCATCCTGCGCGCCTTGCGCCGATCAAAACCCTTTCTTTCAGGCGGTTTATTATGCTAATGAATCAAATATGCACCACGTTGCGTATCACACTTCATGGCCGGGAATAGATGAAATGTATGATTTTAACCCGTCGGAAAGTGATGCAATGGTTAGTTATTATAGTGTTTCAGGTGTTCCTGAAATGATCCAAAATGGAAAAAGTGTGGGTAGTCCAACAGCGGTTACTCAGGATGTGGTGAATAATTTAACTACCGAAAACAGTCCGATCAGAATTCTTGTTTCTGAAACTACTGCCGGTACAACAAGAAATGTACATATTGAAATACAAACAGTTGGAACAGTTCCCGCCGGATCCTATAAATTAAAGGCAGCAGTTGTAGAACACCTGGTTGAGTATATCAGCCCTCCGGGCAGTAATGGCGAAACTGAATTCCCCAATGTTTTTCGTGAATCGATCACCGGAACAGGTGGAGTAACATACACTCCTGCTGCTTTGGGATCATCTGTTACTTTCGATTATTCTTATGAATTGGATCCGATTTATGTTGATGAACAAATTTATACCTTAGCGTGGGTTCAGAATGCATCTACAAAAGAAGTATTAAATTCAGGTGCTGCCGGCGACCCACAGGTTGAAGTGTATAATATCGCACCGATAGTTTTTACAAACGGCACTGCCGGATCTCCGGAAACTTTTACAGGAAATGTTGAAAATCTTGGCGTTTCAAATGCTAATATTACTATAACCTTAACTAAGAGTGAGCCAGCTGATTGGAGTTCTTCATTTGATTATAATGGAATGAATTACACTACCACTGCTTCATCTTCCATAAATGCATTAAGTGTATTACCTATTGACCTTGAAGTAAATGTTGGAACAAGTGCAGGTATTGGTGAATATACCATTACTGTTGAATTTCCAGATAATCCGGAAATTTTCCCACAAGTGTTGACTTATTTTACAATTTCAGGTGTAACTGATCTTATCGTAAATAATGAAGTTAATTATGGCGACGGAACTCCATATGATACTTATGATTTTGAAACTTTATATGTTGATGCATTGGATGCAGCAGGAATAACAACTTTTGCATCCACTTCTCATTTTACAATGAAAAAAGGATTTTCAGGAGCAGCATTGGATGGAATTGAAAATATTTATTACAATGTTGCATGGACATTCCCTGCTTTAGTAGATGATCCGTTAAAAATTGAACAATTGGAAGAATTTCTTGATAACGGTGGTAATTTATTTATTGCCGGACAGGATATAGGATGGGAAGTAGATAATTATGCAGCTTATTATCCTGAAGCAGTAAGTTTTTATGAAGATTATTTACATGCATCATTTGTAAATGATGTTGCAAGCGGCGCAACTTCATTCACTGCTGTAGCAACCGACGAATGGTATGGCGCAGTTGCGGAAAGTAACCTTGCCGAAGCCTATGGTGCAGTTAATTATTATCCTGAACAAATTGAAGCAATGGGTATTGATGCTACTGATATTTTTACCTACAATGCAGGAACTAAGGTTGGCGGGGTTCGTTCAGAAACTTCTGATTATAAAACTGTTTATTTAGGAGTTGGACTTGAAATGATAGAAGATGAAGCTGTAAGAAACGCAATAATGAATGCTACTTATCTTTATTTCAAAGGCGAGTTAAATGGAATTGCATTTGATAATGTAATTCAAAATCTTTTAGGTTCTGCATATCCAAATCCCGCGATGGATGCAACAACAATCAGCTTCACAAATCTGGATAAAGATTACACAATGAATATCACTGATATATCAGGTCGTATAGTTATGCAAGTTCCAATTTCCGGCGGCACAACTACATATCCTTTAAATGTATCTGAACTCAACAGTGGAATGTATTTCTATTATCTTACTGATGGTCAATTAAAAACACAAACAGAAAAATTAAATATTATTAAATAA
- a CDS encoding T9SS type A sorting domain-containing protein, protein MKRSLLFISLLGSMSLYAQYITLDPAYSEVDGDPSEMVEVNITLQNTGETQAMNWLRTVNDIPDFWSSSVCDYNLCYGPNTDEPTDYFESVGGTSGTVYVRFDARNYYDGEYHPIPGCGTVEIVYYSVLDSANYNALGVFHARLGVTEEDCGGVWISPSLDNSFSVYPNPAINSLNVVASFSAHISKVEIVNIVGMSVQEVKWNTTSGKMTFDITELPQGIYFVRLLNDKNAAVYTEKISVTQ, encoded by the coding sequence ATGAAAAGATCATTATTGTTTATATCCCTTTTAGGCAGCATGAGTTTATATGCTCAATACATAACACTTGATCCTGCTTATTCTGAAGTGGATGGCGATCCGTCTGAAATGGTGGAGGTAAATATCACGCTTCAAAATACAGGTGAAACACAGGCAATGAATTGGCTGCGCACGGTAAATGATATTCCGGATTTCTGGTCATCTTCTGTTTGTGATTATAACTTATGTTATGGTCCCAACACAGATGAACCAACTGATTATTTTGAATCTGTTGGCGGAACTTCCGGAACTGTTTATGTAAGGTTTGATGCACGTAATTATTACGATGGCGAGTACCACCCCATTCCAGGTTGCGGCACAGTAGAAATAGTTTATTACAGTGTTTTGGATAGTGCTAACTATAATGCCTTAGGAGTATTTCACGCTCGTTTAGGTGTTACGGAAGAAGATTGTGGAGGAGTTTGGATATCACCTTCTCTCGATAATAGTTTTTCTGTTTATCCGAATCCTGCTATTAATTCATTAAATGTTGTTGCATCATTTAGTGCACACATCTCAAAAGTTGAGATCGTTAATATTGTTGGTATGTCGGTGCAGGAAGTTAAATGGAATACCACTTCCGGAAAAATGACTTTTGATATTACTGAATTACCACAAGGCATTTACTTTGTGCGTTTACTCAACGATAAAAATGCAGCAGTTTATACAGAAAAAATTTCTGTAACTCAATAA
- a CDS encoding T9SS type A sorting domain-containing protein produces MKKFLLGLSLVALCVQTINAQLFEYKNHTEGDYYYIDPNITGHRVGRGGGSNGAGDGCPIGFNTKDFSVEAIFDTSMPCIVVELAPDPFAAMNITSISADLRITDLGPIYVRYSYSIDSGLTWIDAGFDFTPVIADCGVETITGTWDIPDFSTDHQTYFKISGFGALDSTGRLNVTNINIYGTMDIIDEDGDGYAAYIDCDDTNPDIHPGALELCNDIDENCDGITSEVTATIVPTGDIYICKHEFVTLYGPEGYASYQWLKNGYIMPGMTESSVTTEKPGYYQVIVVDGECTDTSEVQAVAVLENPFANIYSPEGLDLCFDDSLKIKASYAPDYTFQWYKDGEAMLYENYYKILATEVGEYYCVITTFFGCTRTTEPVTVIASCKIGAGINSSKGMMVYPNPAKENITLTITTGDDISTTGLLEISNMNGQIIKTESISIADGTMNQEINVSDLTSGIYIIKFTTDNKQFTEQFSISN; encoded by the coding sequence ATGAAAAAGTTTCTACTAGGTTTATCATTGGTTGCTCTTTGCGTTCAGACCATAAATGCGCAATTATTCGAATACAAAAATCACACGGAAGGTGATTATTATTACATTGATCCAAACATTACCGGACATAGAGTAGGTCGTGGTGGCGGATCAAACGGTGCCGGCGACGGATGCCCGATTGGATTTAATACTAAAGACTTCAGTGTTGAAGCAATTTTTGATACTTCAATGCCTTGCATAGTTGTTGAATTGGCTCCAGATCCATTTGCAGCTATGAATATAACTTCTATCAGCGCTGATCTTCGTATTACTGATCTCGGACCAATTTATGTTCGTTATTCTTATAGTATTGATTCAGGTCTTACCTGGATAGATGCGGGTTTTGATTTCACACCGGTTATTGCCGATTGCGGAGTTGAAACTATTACAGGTACTTGGGATATTCCTGACTTTTCAACAGATCATCAAACCTATTTTAAAATTTCGGGTTTTGGCGCATTGGATTCCACTGGCAGATTAAATGTTACTAATATTAATATTTATGGAACTATGGATATTATTGATGAAGACGGAGATGGTTATGCAGCATATATTGATTGTGATGATACAAATCCTGATATTCATCCAGGTGCTTTAGAACTTTGTAATGATATAGATGAAAATTGTGATGGAATAACATCTGAAGTTACTGCTACTATAGTTCCTACAGGTGATATTTATATTTGTAAACATGAGTTCGTTACTCTGTATGGTCCTGAAGGTTATGCAAGTTACCAGTGGTTGAAAAATGGATATATTATGCCGGGAATGACAGAATCATCTGTTACAACTGAAAAACCAGGTTATTATCAGGTAATAGTTGTGGATGGTGAATGCACCGATACATCTGAAGTACAGGCCGTTGCAGTTTTGGAAAATCCATTTGCAAATATTTATAGCCCTGAAGGTCTTGATCTTTGTTTTGATGATTCATTAAAAATTAAAGCGAGTTATGCTCCAGATTATACTTTCCAGTGGTATAAGGATGGTGAAGCGATGTTGTATGAAAATTATTATAAAATACTCGCAACTGAAGTTGGGGAATATTATTGTGTGATCACTACATTTTTTGGTTGCACCAGAACAACTGAACCAGTTACTGTAATTGCATCTTGTAAAATTGGGGCAGGTATAAACAGTTCAAAGGGGATGATGGTTTACCCGAATCCTGCCAAAGAAAATATTACGCTGACAATTACAACCGGTGATGATATTTCAACTACAGGATTGCTGGAGATCAGTAATATGAATGGTCAGATAATTAAAACAGAATCTATTTCAATTGCTGATGGAACAATGAATCAGGAGATAAATGTTTCTGACTTAACATCAGGCATCTATATTATAAAATTTACAACAGATAACAAACAATTTACCGAACAATTTAGTATCAGTAATTAA
- a CDS encoding T9SS type A sorting domain-containing protein: MKNFYIILFFTIPIKLFSQPVNTFTTSSDGWTAICEGACIEPVAAWVALNGNPGGCYKSSDNAAGMWYFYSSADFNTDLSLYYGSYLNFNLKQNTSASQTNESDVMLLKADGTKIVYNTPVNPGTAWTSYSVPLTEAGWKYSTLGGLPVTYADFISFLSAVNCLRIRGDYSNLTTETTWLDNVYVTDIVVLPIELSYFSASQNAINTLDLVWETQSETQSNYFQIEKSTNGGLSFDSIGIINAKGTSTNTILYNFTDEQFYTDAYFRLKAVDFDNSAAYSDIIFVENAIMEDNISLYPNPASSAVFVENLIGKIQYNSFHIFNCYGLKVYEQNESADQINSKFEFDVSNLKNGTYFLSLLSEGIETKTYVFQVIH, encoded by the coding sequence ATGAAAAATTTTTACATCATCCTTTTTTTCACGATTCCAATTAAACTGTTTTCTCAGCCTGTTAATACATTTACAACCTCCTCTGATGGTTGGACGGCAATATGTGAAGGTGCCTGTATTGAACCGGTTGCAGCGTGGGTAGCACTAAATGGCAATCCGGGTGGTTGTTATAAAAGCTCTGATAACGCCGCAGGAATGTGGTACTTTTACAGTTCTGCAGATTTTAATACTGATCTTTCCTTATATTATGGGTCTTATTTAAATTTTAATCTTAAACAAAATACATCTGCTTCTCAAACAAATGAGTCTGATGTAATGCTTCTGAAAGCGGATGGTACTAAAATAGTTTATAATACTCCCGTAAATCCAGGAACCGCATGGACCTCCTATTCTGTACCGCTCACAGAAGCGGGATGGAAATATTCAACTTTGGGTGGCCTTCCGGTTACTTACGCAGATTTTATTTCCTTTTTATCCGCTGTAAATTGTTTGAGAATAAGAGGAGATTATTCTAATTTGACTACCGAAACAACCTGGCTTGATAATGTATATGTTACTGATATTGTTGTTCTGCCAATTGAATTGAGCTATTTTTCCGCTTCTCAAAATGCTATTAATACCCTGGATCTGGTTTGGGAAACACAATCAGAAACGCAATCAAATTATTTTCAAATTGAAAAAAGCACAAATGGCGGATTAAGTTTTGATTCTATAGGAATTATTAATGCAAAGGGAACATCTACAAATACGATCCTTTACAATTTTACTGACGAGCAATTTTATACTGATGCTTATTTCAGATTAAAAGCGGTTGACTTTGATAATTCAGCAGCCTATTCAGATATTATTTTTGTTGAAAATGCGATCATGGAAGATAATATCTCCCTATATCCTAACCCTGCCTCCAGTGCTGTGTTTGTCGAAAATTTAATTGGTAAGATACAATATAACTCCTTTCATATATTTAATTGTTATGGTTTAAAAGTGTATGAACAAAATGAAAGTGCAGATCAAATTAATTCAAAATTCGAATTTGATGTTAGCAATCTTAAAAACGGCACCTACTTTTTATCATTATTAAGTGAAGGTATCGAAACAAAAACATATGTTTTTCAAGTAATACATTAA
- a CDS encoding acyl-CoA dehydrogenase family protein, with translation MAEIVQKTIVIKGGEFLIKDATPQDIFIPEELNEEQLMIKQMTKDFVDTEVLPNLDRIDAHEEGLMPSLLTKAGEIGILGLPIPEQYGGFNKDFNTISVVTEMTGTAHAFSVAYGAQSGIGTLPILYFGTEAQKQKYLPGLASGKLHASYCLTEPGSGSDALAAKSKAELSADGKHYILNGQKMWITNAGFADIFTVFAKVDGDKFTAFIVERNTPGFTIGAEEKKMGIKGSSTCQIFFENMHIPVENVLGEIGKGHLIAFNILNIGRYKLCVGVLGGAKELTDISVKYANERMQFNVPISSFGAIKYKMSEQAIRVFAALSATYRTSDYIDKKEKELMEQGVGFEKALLGAAEEYAIECAMLKVIGSEVLDYVVDECVQIYGGNGYSEEYPAARSYRDARINRIFEGTNEINRLLTVDMLLKRVMKGQLDMMGPAMAVQKELMAIPDFDSEEEGLFTAEEKTLKNMKKAFFMVAGAAVQKLMMKLKDEQEILMCVADMMNEIYVSESLLLRVKKLTEMKGENETAIYRDILKVFFTDSIDRLSKAGKTAIAAFTEGDEQKMMLLGLKRFSKYEISNTTAARRRIADKMIEANGYCF, from the coding sequence ATGGCAGAAATAGTGCAAAAAACAATCGTGATCAAAGGCGGCGAATTTTTAATTAAAGACGCAACTCCCCAAGATATTTTTATTCCTGAGGAATTAAATGAAGAACAACTTATGATCAAACAAATGACAAAAGATTTTGTTGATACGGAAGTATTACCAAATCTCGATCGCATTGATGCACATGAGGAAGGATTAATGCCATCACTTTTAACTAAAGCAGGAGAAATTGGAATTTTGGGTTTGCCAATTCCTGAACAATATGGTGGATTTAATAAAGATTTTAATACAATTTCTGTAGTAACGGAAATGACGGGAACAGCACATGCATTTTCTGTTGCATATGGTGCCCAATCAGGCATTGGTACTTTGCCAATATTATATTTTGGAACGGAAGCACAAAAACAAAAATATCTTCCCGGACTTGCTTCCGGAAAATTGCATGCAAGTTATTGTTTAACGGAACCCGGAAGTGGAAGTGATGCTCTTGCAGCTAAATCAAAAGCAGAATTAAGTGCTGATGGAAAACATTATATTCTCAACGGCCAGAAAATGTGGATCACCAATGCGGGCTTTGCAGATATATTTACGGTTTTTGCAAAAGTGGATGGAGATAAATTTACTGCATTCATAGTAGAAAGAAATACACCTGGATTTACTATAGGAGCTGAAGAAAAAAAGATGGGAATAAAAGGTTCTTCTACCTGTCAGATATTTTTTGAAAACATGCATATTCCTGTAGAAAATGTTTTAGGCGAAATTGGTAAGGGTCATTTAATTGCATTTAATATTCTCAATATCGGAAGATACAAATTGTGTGTTGGTGTTTTGGGAGGTGCAAAAGAGTTAACGGATATTTCTGTAAAATATGCCAATGAAAGAATGCAATTTAATGTTCCAATCTCTTCATTTGGGGCAATAAAATATAAAATGTCGGAACAGGCAATTCGTGTTTTTGCAGCCTTGAGTGCAACATATCGCACAAGTGATTATATCGATAAAAAGGAAAAGGAATTAATGGAGCAGGGAGTTGGATTTGAAAAGGCATTGTTGGGAGCTGCAGAGGAATATGCAATAGAATGTGCAATGTTGAAAGTGATAGGAAGTGAAGTATTGGATTATGTGGTGGATGAATGTGTTCAAATATATGGAGGAAATGGTTACAGTGAAGAATATCCGGCAGCAAGAAGTTATCGCGATGCTCGTATCAATCGGATATTTGAAGGAACCAATGAAATAAACCGATTATTAACCGTTGACATGCTTCTGAAAAGAGTAATGAAAGGCCAGTTAGACATGATGGGTCCTGCAATGGCAGTTCAAAAAGAATTAATGGCCATTCCTGATTTTGATTCTGAAGAGGAAGGATTATTTACGGCAGAAGAAAAAACCTTGAAGAATATGAAGAAAGCATTCTTTATGGTTGCTGGCGCTGCTGTTCAAAAATTAATGATGAAATTAAAAGATGAACAAGAAATTTTAATGTGTGTCGCAGATATGATGAACGAAATTTATGTAAGTGAATCATTATTATTGCGAGTGAAAAAACTTACAGAAATGAAAGGAGAAAATGAAACTGCCATCTATCGCGATATTCTGAAAGTATTTTTTACAGATTCCATAGACAGATTGAGTAAAGCCGGAAAGACAGCTATTGCAGCATTTACGGAAGGAGATGAGCAAAAAATGATGTTGTTGGGACTAAAACGGTTTTCTAAATATGAAATTTCAAATACAACCGCTGCCAGAAGGCGTATTGCAGATAAAATGATAGAGGCAAATGGGTATTGCTTTTAG
- a CDS encoding acetyl-CoA C-acyltransferase, whose amino-acid sequence MNEAYIVAGLRTAVGKAPRGLFRFTRPDDLAVELIRQLLLKVPQLDPVRVDDLIVGNAVPEAEQGLQIGRMISVRALPITTGGMTVNRYCASGVETISIAVAKIKAGMADCIIAGGVESMSLVPTAGWKVALNYETAKTHPDYYIGMGLTAENVARDFNISREDADNYSFNSHKKAINAIDNKLFADGIAPIEVTEIFVNEKNKRSEKKYTVDTDEGPRRDTSIEALNKLKPVFAANGVVTAGNSSQTSDGASFVIVMSEKMVKELNLQPLARMVSCATVGVEPRIMGIGPVAAIPKALKMANLKLEDIDLIELNEAFAAQALAVIREAHLNPDIVNINGGAVALGHPLGCTGTKLTVQILNDLKRLNKKYGMVTACVGGGQGIAGIYERLN is encoded by the coding sequence ATGAACGAAGCATATATTGTTGCAGGTTTGCGAACAGCAGTTGGGAAAGCACCAAGAGGCCTTTTCAGATTTACACGTCCGGATGATTTGGCAGTGGAATTAATTCGACAATTATTATTGAAGGTGCCGCAATTAGATCCTGTTCGCGTTGATGATCTTATTGTGGGCAATGCAGTTCCTGAAGCTGAACAAGGATTACAGATCGGAAGAATGATATCTGTACGCGCATTGCCAATTACTACGGGAGGCATGACAGTTAATAGGTATTGTGCAAGTGGAGTGGAAACCATATCCATTGCCGTTGCAAAAATAAAAGCGGGCATGGCTGATTGTATCATTGCCGGAGGAGTAGAATCTATGTCGCTGGTGCCAACAGCAGGTTGGAAGGTTGCATTAAATTATGAAACTGCAAAAACGCATCCTGATTATTATATTGGTATGGGTTTAACTGCAGAAAATGTTGCACGCGATTTTAATATTTCACGTGAGGATGCTGATAATTATTCATTTAATTCACATAAAAAAGCGATCAATGCCATCGACAATAAATTATTTGCAGATGGAATTGCACCAATAGAAGTGACGGAGATTTTTGTTAATGAGAAAAATAAACGATCTGAAAAAAAATATACTGTAGACACGGATGAAGGACCACGCAGAGATACTTCCATAGAAGCATTAAATAAATTAAAACCCGTTTTTGCAGCAAATGGTGTTGTTACGGCAGGAAATTCATCTCAAACATCTGACGGAGCAAGTTTTGTTATTGTGATGAGCGAAAAAATGGTGAAAGAATTAAATCTACAACCCCTGGCTCGAATGGTGAGTTGTGCAACTGTTGGTGTAGAACCACGAATTATGGGTATTGGTCCCGTTGCCGCAATCCCGAAAGCATTAAAAATGGCAAATTTGAAATTAGAGGATATCGACCTGATAGAATTAAATGAAGCTTTTGCGGCGCAGGCTTTGGCAGTTATCAGAGAAGCACATTTAAATCCGGATATCGTGAATATTAATGGAGGAGCAGTTGCATTAGGACATCCATTAGGTTGTACAGGAACAAAATTAACCGTGCAAATATTAAATGATCTAAAACGTTTGAATAAAAAATACGGAATGGTTACGGCTTGCGTTGGTGGGGGACAAGGTATCGCAGGTATTTATGAACGTTTAAATTAA
- a CDS encoding 3-hydroxyacyl-CoA dehydrogenase/enoyl-CoA hydratase family protein — translation MNRIIKKVAVLGSGVMGSRIACHFANIGVQTILLDILNPKLEKDNAADKNSRNKLVNDSLQMAVKQNPSPIYSQKVLKLISTGNFEDDLNKIKDCDWVIEVVIENLEIKQQLFEKVESFRKPGTLITSNTSGIPIHLMLNGRSNDFQKHFCGTHFFNPPRYLKLLEIIPTPETDPDVVNFLMDYGDRFLGKTTVLCNDTPAFIANRIGVFSIMAVLKTMEKLSLSIDEVDALTGPISGRPKSATFRTADVVGIDTLIKVAKNTYDASPNDESREMFIIPSYINKLIENKWLGDKTGQGFFKKVKGADGKSEIQVIDLNTFEYKPTTKAKFATIDTAKPIDDLKERLKILHSGTDKAGEFYRSITYNVNAYVSNRIPEIAGEVYKIDDAMKAGFGWEIGPFETWDILGVQKTLSAMEAAGIKAVPWVYTMLSNGNTSFYKVENGIRKYYDINSNSYLNIPGSDAFIIMNNYRSNKPVWKNAGATLHDIGDGILNLEFHMKMNVIGSEILEGINKSIDIAENNYRGLVIGNDAANFSAGANLAMMLMLAIDQEYDELNMAIRYFQNTIMRVRYSGIPVAVCPHGLTLGGGCEMTMHSDIAVAAAETYIGLVEVGAGLIPSGGGTKEFALRASDKYFKGDIEIPTLQEMSLNIAMAKVATSAQEAFELGILRKGIDKEIINSNRVVAEAKKAVLELAEEGYTQPQQRTDIKVLGRSALGSFYTGIASMKMAGYISEHDEKIAQKACYILCGGDLSQPTEVNEQYLLDLEREAFLSLLGEKKTLERMQFILKTGKPLRN, via the coding sequence ATGAATAGAATAATTAAAAAGGTAGCAGTTCTCGGAAGCGGTGTGATGGGTAGTCGCATAGCATGCCACTTTGCGAATATCGGTGTGCAGACAATATTACTCGATATCCTAAACCCCAAATTAGAAAAAGATAATGCTGCAGATAAAAACTCCAGAAATAAATTGGTTAATGATAGTCTGCAAATGGCCGTTAAACAAAATCCTTCCCCAATATATTCTCAAAAGGTTTTGAAACTAATAAGCACGGGAAATTTCGAAGATGATCTGAATAAAATAAAAGATTGTGATTGGGTAATTGAGGTTGTGATCGAAAACCTCGAAATAAAACAACAGTTATTTGAAAAAGTGGAATCCTTTCGAAAACCCGGAACACTTATCACCTCCAATACTTCAGGTATTCCTATTCATTTAATGTTAAATGGTAGAAGCAACGACTTTCAAAAACATTTTTGCGGCACACATTTTTTTAATCCTCCGAGGTATCTTAAATTATTGGAAATTATTCCAACACCGGAAACAGATCCTGATGTTGTAAATTTTTTAATGGATTATGGTGATCGTTTTTTAGGAAAGACCACTGTTTTATGCAACGACACACCCGCCTTTATTGCAAATAGAATTGGTGTATTCAGCATCATGGCCGTTTTAAAAACCATGGAAAAATTATCCCTTTCCATTGATGAAGTTGACGCACTTACAGGCCCGATTTCAGGTCGCCCCAAATCCGCCACTTTCCGCACAGCCGATGTGGTGGGAATAGATACTTTAATAAAAGTTGCAAAAAATACCTACGATGCTTCTCCCAATGATGAAAGCAGAGAAATGTTTATTATTCCTTCCTATATTAATAAATTAATTGAAAATAAATGGCTTGGTGATAAAACTGGTCAAGGTTTTTTCAAAAAGGTTAAAGGTGCAGATGGGAAAAGTGAAATTCAGGTAATTGATTTAAATACCTTTGAATATAAACCAACTACAAAAGCAAAATTTGCAACAATTGATACAGCAAAACCCATTGATGACCTTAAAGAACGTTTAAAAATATTACATTCCGGTACCGATAAAGCCGGAGAATTTTATCGAAGTATAACCTATAATGTAAATGCCTATGTAAGTAATCGCATTCCTGAAATTGCAGGTGAAGTTTATAAAATTGATGATGCAATGAAAGCAGGATTTGGTTGGGAGATTGGCCCGTTTGAAACCTGGGATATTTTAGGTGTTCAAAAAACTTTATCTGCAATGGAAGCAGCAGGTATTAAAGCAGTTCCCTGGGTTTATACTATGCTGAGTAATGGAAACACTTCTTTTTATAAAGTGGAAAATGGAATAAGAAAATATTATGATATTAATTCAAATTCTTATTTGAATATTCCGGGATCTGATGCATTTATCATTATGAATAATTATCGTTCCAATAAACCGGTTTGGAAAAATGCAGGAGCAACATTACACGATATTGGTGATGGAATTTTAAACCTGGAGTTTCACATGAAAATGAATGTAATTGGAAGTGAAATATTGGAAGGTATTAATAAGTCGATCGATATAGCAGAAAATAATTATCGCGGATTAGTAATTGGAAACGACGCTGCTAATTTCTCCGCAGGAGCAAATTTGGCAATGATGTTAATGCTTGCTATTGATCAGGAATATGATGAATTAAATATGGCTATTCGTTATTTTCAGAATACCATAATGCGTGTGCGTTATTCAGGAATACCTGTAGCTGTTTGTCCGCATGGATTAACTCTGGGCGGTGGATGTGAAATGACCATGCATAGCGATATTGCTGTTGCAGCCGCAGAAACATATATTGGTTTGGTGGAAGTTGGAGCTGGTTTAATTCCATCTGGCGGTGGAACAAAAGAATTTGCATTGCGTGCAAGTGATAAATATTTTAAAGGAGATATTGAAATTCCAACCTTACAGGAAATGAGTTTAAATATTGCCATGGCAAAAGTTGCAACCTCTGCACAGGAAGCATTCGAACTCGGAATTTTGCGCAAGGGAATCGACAAAGAAATAATAAATAGTAATCGCGTAGTGGCAGAAGCAAAAAAAGCGGTATTGGAATTGGCAGAGGAAGGATACACCCAACCACAACAACGAACCGACATTAAAGTATTGGGTAGATCTGCTCTAGGAAGTTTTTATACAGGTATTGCATCCATGAAAATGGCAGGATATATTTCCGAACACGATGAAAAAATAGCACAAAAAGCATGTTATATTTTATGTGGTGGCGATCTTTCCCAACCAACAGAAGTAAATGAACAATATTTATTAGACCTCGAACGCGAAGCATTTTTATCACTACTCGGAGAAAAGAAAACGCTGGAAAGAATGCAGTTTATTTTGAAGACGGGTAAACCGCTGAGGAACTAG